From the Chloroflexota bacterium genome, one window contains:
- a CDS encoding PaREP1 family protein, producing the protein MNRPSHQEQGRISLAQAEEELAKDDLRQASEKGWGAASQMVKAVADARGWDHKGHAQLFKAVGSLAGEHDDKALRRLFSSSNDLHINFYDGYLSQHEVSVRMEDVALFVRKMDAILAEA; encoded by the coding sequence ATGAATCGCCCATCTCATCAAGAGCAAGGCAGAATCTCTCTCGCGCAAGCTGAGGAGGAGTTGGCGAAAGACGACCTGCGGCAGGCGTCAGAGAAGGGATGGGGAGCCGCGTCGCAGATGGTGAAGGCCGTGGCCGACGCCCGTGGCTGGGACCACAAGGGCCACGCACAGCTGTTCAAGGCAGTTGGATCGCTGGCCGGCGAGCATGACGACAAGGCGCTCAGGCGGCTGTTTTCTTCCTCAAATGACCTGCACATCAACTTCTACGACGGATACCTGAGCCAGCACGAGGTTTCTGTGCGCATGGAAGACGTCGCGCTGTTCGTGAGAAAAATGGACGCCATCCTCGCTGAAGCCTGA
- a CDS encoding Rrf2 family transcriptional regulator — protein MHIPIKVDYAVRALVALAQQKGRGPVHATQVAKTMAMPEPYLNHILHTLSKHGFTTTLRGPLGGHMLAMEPKDINLSMVMSAFDESNALVGCLDDENACTLSDCCAQRNVWQTVEDAINTILERTTIADLVTPPRVAFVEAPTRAVGQP, from the coding sequence ATGCACATTCCGATCAAGGTGGACTACGCGGTCAGGGCCCTTGTTGCGCTTGCCCAGCAGAAGGGCAGGGGACCGGTGCACGCCACGCAGGTCGCGAAGACCATGGCGATGCCTGAGCCCTACCTCAACCACATCCTCCACACGCTCAGCAAGCACGGGTTCACTACGACGCTGCGAGGCCCCCTGGGCGGGCACATGCTGGCGATGGAACCCAAGGACATCAATCTGAGCATGGTCATGTCCGCGTTCGACGAGTCCAACGCGCTTGTGGGTTGCCTCGACGACGAGAACGCTTGCACGCTGTCCGACTGCTGCGCCCAGCGGAACGTTTGGCAGACGGTGGAGGACGCGATCAACACGATCCTCGAGCGGACAACCATCGCGGACCTGGTGACGCCGCCGCGAGTGGCGTTCGTGGAAGCGCCCACGCGGGCGGTTGGGCAGCCCTAG
- a CDS encoding SUF system NifU family Fe-S cluster assembly protein, which yields MSDLVELYQELVLDHNNRPRNKRTMEDASNTADGYNPLCGDQVSVFLKVTDGVIADVAFQGVGCAISQSSASMMTQNVKGKSVEEAGALFEVFHSMVTREPGEDFDSGSLGELEALAGVCAFPNRIKCASLAWHTMAASLDPKKAEQVTTE from the coding sequence GTGAGTGACCTTGTCGAGCTGTACCAGGAGCTGGTGCTGGACCACAACAACCGGCCGCGCAACAAGCGGACGATGGAGGACGCGAGCAACACCGCCGATGGGTATAACCCGCTGTGCGGCGACCAGGTGTCGGTGTTTCTGAAGGTCACGGATGGGGTCATCGCCGACGTGGCGTTTCAGGGCGTCGGGTGCGCGATATCGCAATCGTCGGCGTCGATGATGACGCAGAACGTGAAGGGCAAGTCCGTCGAGGAGGCAGGGGCGCTATTCGAGGTCTTCCACAGCATGGTCACGCGCGAGCCGGGGGAAGACTTCGACTCCGGCAGCCTCGGCGAGCTCGAGGCGCTGGCCGGGGTCTGCGCCTTTCCCAACCGCATCAAGTGCGCCAGCCTGGCGTGGCACACGATGGCGGCCTCACTAGACCCCAAGAAGGCGGAGCAGGTAACGACGGAGTAG
- a CDS encoding cysteine desulfurase, translated as MTSMPFDVEAVRRDFPILSREIGGKPLVYLDSAATSQKPQVVIDTLSAYYTGMNANIHRGVHTLSQEATEAYEGARGKVRQLINAAEDAEIVFTRGTTEGINLVAQTLGAQRVGQGSEVVISNMEHHSNVVPWQILCEQQGGRLRVVPINDDGELLMDEYESMLGPQTALVSIVHMSNALGTINPVKDIVALAHAHGIPVLLDGAQATPHLPVDVRELDCEFYAFSGHKLFGPTGIGVLYGKREWLESMPPYQGGGEQIKSVTFEKTIYNDLPYKFEAGTPHIAGVIGLGAAIDYVNGVGLARAAAHEHELLEYGTEQLQAIEGLRLIGTAREKAGVLSFVLDGIHPHDIGTVLDTQGIAIRTGHHCAQPLMQRFQIPATARASFAFYNTRGEIDALVEGIHKTFEVFS; from the coding sequence ATGACCTCCATGCCCTTCGACGTCGAGGCCGTCCGCAGGGACTTCCCCATCCTCAGCCGTGAGATCGGGGGCAAGCCGCTGGTCTACCTCGACAGCGCGGCCACGAGCCAGAAGCCGCAGGTGGTCATCGACACGCTCTCTGCGTACTACACGGGCATGAACGCGAACATCCATCGCGGCGTGCACACGCTCAGCCAGGAGGCCACGGAGGCATACGAGGGCGCGCGCGGCAAGGTGCGGCAGCTTATCAATGCGGCCGAGGACGCGGAGATCGTCTTCACGCGGGGCACTACCGAGGGGATCAACCTCGTCGCGCAGACGCTGGGGGCGCAGCGCGTTGGGCAGGGCAGCGAGGTGGTCATCTCCAACATGGAGCACCACTCCAACGTGGTGCCGTGGCAGATCCTGTGCGAGCAACAGGGCGGCCGCCTCCGGGTAGTGCCCATCAACGACGACGGCGAGCTGCTCATGGACGAGTACGAGAGCATGCTGGGCCCGCAGACGGCGCTGGTCTCGATTGTGCACATGAGCAACGCGCTGGGCACCATCAACCCGGTGAAGGACATCGTCGCGCTGGCCCATGCGCACGGCATCCCGGTGCTGCTGGACGGCGCGCAGGCGACGCCGCACCTGCCGGTCGACGTGCGGGAGCTGGACTGCGAATTCTACGCCTTCTCCGGCCACAAGCTCTTCGGCCCGACGGGCATCGGCGTGCTCTACGGCAAGCGCGAATGGCTGGAGAGTATGCCCCCGTACCAGGGCGGCGGCGAGCAGATCAAGTCGGTCACATTTGAGAAGACCATCTACAACGACCTGCCGTACAAGTTCGAGGCGGGCACGCCGCACATCGCGGGGGTGATCGGGCTCGGCGCGGCGATCGACTACGTGAACGGCGTCGGGCTGGCGCGGGCGGCCGCGCACGAGCATGAGCTGCTGGAATACGGCACGGAGCAGCTTCAGGCCATCGAGGGGCTGAGGCTTATCGGCACGGCGCGGGAGAAGGCCGGCGTGCTGTCGTTCGTGCTGGACGGCATCCACCCGCACGACATTGGCACGGTGCTCGACACGCAGGGCATCGCCATTCGCACGGGGCACCACTGCGCGCAGCCGCTGATGCAGCGGTTCCAGATACCGGCGACGGCGCGGGCGTCGTTCGCCTTCTACAACACCAGGGGCGAGATAGACGCGCTGGTGGAGGGCATCCACAAGACCTTTGAGGTGTTCAGCTAG
- the sufD gene encoding Fe-S cluster assembly protein SufD: MTQQAATLERRYVEAWNAVIGPSSSAVPAELHALRESAIAKFEEVGFPTARRGNEAWKYTDIGPIANAAFDDLAPAAPVRVATDALDQHIMGGSVWNRMVFVDGHWVPSLTSMPTLPPQVTVTSLAKAMALHPHLVRDHLGHYAPYDESGFTALNTAFLRDGAALIVPHDTVVEEPIHFIYLSSSEGQSSVTQPRTLVSMGRNSKASVIESYGGLTDTISLTNAVSEYVLAEGAQLDACRLQQQALPAYHVGSAQVRLGRNSRFTSGAFDFGGAIARHTLSVALEGEGSECTLYGLYMTNQGQHVDNQVLVEHIAPHTTSEQVYKGVLNGKSRGVFHGSITVRQAAQKTNAKQSDKNLLLSDEAEVDTKPALWIYADDVRCGHGAACGKLDDGALFYLQSRGIDEAAARRMLVHGFANEVLEHVGLTPLRVHLEQLITASLRHQGRTA; this comes from the coding sequence ATGACGCAGCAGGCAGCAACCCTGGAGCGACGGTACGTGGAGGCGTGGAACGCCGTCATTGGGCCGTCGTCGTCCGCCGTGCCCGCCGAGCTGCACGCGCTGCGGGAGTCGGCCATCGCGAAGTTCGAGGAGGTCGGGTTTCCGACGGCGCGGCGCGGCAACGAGGCGTGGAAGTACACGGACATCGGGCCCATCGCGAACGCGGCCTTCGACGACCTTGCGCCGGCGGCGCCGGTGCGCGTGGCAACCGATGCGCTGGACCAGCACATCATGGGCGGCTCCGTGTGGAACCGCATGGTCTTCGTGGACGGGCACTGGGTGCCGTCGCTGACCTCGATGCCGACGCTCCCGCCACAGGTGACGGTCACGAGCCTCGCCAAGGCGATGGCTCTCCACCCGCACCTGGTGCGCGACCACCTCGGGCACTACGCTCCCTACGACGAGAGCGGCTTCACGGCGCTCAACACCGCCTTTCTGCGCGACGGCGCGGCGCTCATCGTGCCGCACGACACCGTTGTGGAGGAGCCCATCCACTTCATCTACCTGTCATCGTCGGAGGGGCAGTCCTCCGTGACGCAGCCACGGACGCTGGTGTCAATGGGCCGGAACTCGAAGGCATCAGTCATCGAGAGCTATGGCGGCCTGACGGACACGATCTCGCTCACCAATGCTGTGTCCGAGTACGTCCTCGCCGAGGGGGCGCAGCTCGACGCGTGCCGACTGCAGCAGCAGGCGCTGCCGGCGTACCACGTCGGGTCGGCGCAGGTACGGTTGGGGCGGAACAGCCGCTTCACGTCGGGCGCCTTCGACTTCGGCGGGGCAATCGCGCGGCACACGCTGAGCGTCGCGCTGGAGGGCGAGGGGAGCGAGTGCACGCTCTACGGCCTCTACATGACCAACCAGGGCCAGCACGTCGACAACCAGGTGCTGGTCGAGCACATCGCGCCGCACACAACGAGCGAGCAGGTGTACAAGGGCGTGCTGAATGGCAAGTCGCGCGGAGTCTTCCACGGGAGCATCACCGTGCGGCAGGCGGCGCAAAAGACGAACGCCAAGCAGTCCGACAAGAACCTGCTGCTGTCCGACGAGGCGGAGGTAGACACCAAGCCCGCGCTGTGGATCTACGCCGATGACGTCCGCTGCGGCCACGGAGCGGCGTGCGGGAAGCTCGACGACGGGGCGCTCTTCTACCTGCAGAGCCGGGGCATCGACGAGGCGGCGGCGCGCCGCATGCTGGTGCATGGCTTCGCCAATGAGGTGCTCGAACACGTGGGGCTGACGCCCTTGCGCGTGCACCTGGAGCAGCTCATCACCGCTTCACTTCGACATCAGGGGAGGACCGCATGA
- the sufC gene encoding Fe-S cluster assembly ATPase SufC — MLEIRNLSASVGGNRVLNGINLTVEQGEVHAIMGPNGSGKSTLSNVLAGHPQYIVESGEAILDGVDLLAMPAEERSRAGVFLQFQHPVEIPGVRLDQFLRAGYNAIHKSKGLEELDPIQFDRLLQQKASIVNMEPTMLKRSVNDGFSGGEKKRNEILQMAMLEPRLSILDEPDSGLDVDSLRLVADGINQLRSPERSVILITHYQRILNLVAPDVVNVLMNGRIVRTGGMELAEEIEAEGYEGQDEVLQAQS, encoded by the coding sequence ATGCTTGAGATTCGCAATTTGAGCGCCTCCGTTGGGGGCAACAGAGTCCTGAACGGGATCAACCTCACGGTGGAGCAGGGCGAGGTGCACGCCATCATGGGGCCCAACGGCTCCGGCAAGAGCACGCTGTCCAACGTGCTCGCCGGGCACCCTCAGTACATCGTGGAGTCGGGCGAGGCGATCCTGGACGGCGTGGACCTGCTGGCGATGCCGGCTGAGGAGCGCTCCCGCGCGGGGGTCTTCCTCCAATTCCAGCACCCCGTCGAGATTCCCGGCGTGCGGTTGGACCAGTTCCTCCGCGCGGGCTACAACGCCATCCACAAGAGCAAGGGGCTGGAGGAGCTTGACCCCATCCAGTTCGACCGGCTGCTGCAGCAGAAGGCCAGCATCGTCAACATGGAGCCGACCATGCTGAAGCGGAGCGTCAACGACGGCTTCTCCGGCGGCGAGAAGAAGCGCAACGAGATCCTGCAGATGGCGATGCTGGAGCCCCGCCTCTCCATCCTGGACGAGCCGGACTCGGGGCTCGACGTGGACTCGCTGCGGCTGGTGGCCGACGGCATCAACCAACTGCGGAGCCCGGAGCGGTCGGTCATCCTCATCACCCACTACCAGCGCATCCTGAACCTCGTGGCGCCGGACGTGGTGAACGTGCTGATGAACGGCCGCATCGTGCGGACGGGCGGCATGGAGCTGGCCGAGGAGATCGAGGCGGAGGGCTACGAGGGGCAGGACGAGGTCCTGCAGGCCCAGAGCTAA
- the sufB gene encoding Fe-S cluster assembly protein SufB, with translation MVSPKSLAQAEYKYGFVTDIEEETAPRGLTEDTIRWISAKKQEPEFMLEWRLRAFRHFLTLVEKEQSPKWANVHYPPINFADGVYYAAPKKDQPASLEDVDKELLATYEKLGIPLEEQKRLAGVAVDAVFDSVSVATTFKETLSKQGIIFGSFNEAVQEHPELVRKYLGSVVPYTDNFYAALNSAVFSDGSFCYIPKGVRCPLELSTYFRINAAEAGQFERTLIVAEEGSYVSYLEGCSAPMRDTNQLHAAVVELVAMENAEIKYSTIQNWYPGDENGVGGIYNFVTKRGKCAGDNSKISWTQVETGSAITWKYPSVLLQGDNSIGEFYSVALTRGYQQADTGTKMVHLGKNTRSKIISKGISAGHGQNTYRGLVKVMPRAADARNFTQCDSLLIGDQCGAHTTPYVEVQNSSAHLEHEAFTSKVSEEQLFYCQQRGMSSEDANSLIINGFCKEVFQQLPFEFAIEATRLLEVSLEGSVG, from the coding sequence ATGGTATCGCCCAAGTCACTGGCGCAGGCCGAGTACAAGTACGGGTTCGTCACGGACATCGAGGAGGAGACCGCTCCCCGCGGGCTCACCGAGGACACTATCCGCTGGATCTCGGCAAAGAAGCAGGAGCCGGAGTTCATGCTGGAGTGGCGGCTCCGGGCCTTCCGGCACTTTCTCACCCTAGTTGAGAAGGAGCAGTCGCCAAAGTGGGCCAACGTCCACTACCCGCCCATCAACTTCGCGGACGGCGTGTACTACGCCGCTCCCAAGAAGGACCAGCCAGCCAGTCTCGAAGACGTCGACAAGGAGTTGCTGGCGACGTACGAGAAGCTGGGGATCCCGCTGGAGGAGCAGAAGCGGTTGGCGGGCGTCGCGGTGGACGCGGTGTTCGACAGCGTTTCCGTCGCGACGACGTTCAAGGAGACGCTGAGCAAGCAAGGCATCATCTTTGGGTCGTTCAACGAGGCAGTGCAGGAGCATCCGGAGCTCGTACGGAAGTACTTAGGCTCAGTCGTTCCGTACACGGACAACTTCTACGCCGCCCTCAACTCGGCCGTCTTCTCCGACGGTTCCTTCTGCTACATCCCCAAGGGCGTTCGGTGTCCGCTGGAGCTCTCCACCTACTTCCGCATCAACGCCGCCGAGGCGGGTCAGTTTGAGCGGACGCTCATCGTCGCGGAGGAGGGCTCCTACGTCAGCTACCTCGAGGGGTGCAGCGCGCCAATGCGCGACACAAACCAACTCCATGCCGCCGTGGTGGAGCTCGTCGCGATGGAGAACGCGGAGATCAAGTACTCCACCATCCAGAACTGGTACCCGGGCGACGAGAACGGCGTCGGGGGCATCTACAACTTCGTGACCAAGCGCGGCAAGTGCGCGGGCGACAACTCGAAGATCTCCTGGACGCAGGTCGAGACCGGCTCGGCGATTACGTGGAAGTACCCAAGCGTGCTGCTGCAGGGCGACAACTCGATCGGCGAGTTCTACTCGGTCGCGCTGACGCGCGGCTACCAGCAGGCGGACACGGGCACCAAGATGGTCCACCTGGGCAAGAACACGCGCAGCAAGATCATCTCCAAGGGCATCTCGGCGGGGCACGGGCAGAACACGTACCGCGGGCTGGTGAAGGTGATGCCCCGTGCGGCGGACGCCCGGAACTTCACGCAGTGCGACTCGCTGCTCATCGGCGACCAGTGCGGGGCGCACACGACGCCCTACGTCGAGGTGCAGAACAGCTCGGCGCACCTGGAGCACGAGGCCTTCACGTCGAAGGTGAGCGAGGAGCAGCTCTTCTACTGCCAGCAGCGGGGCATGTCGTCGGAGGACGCCAACTCGCTCATCATCAACGGCTTCTGCAAGGAGGTCTTCCAGCAGCTTCCGTTCGAGTTCGCCATCGAGGCGACGCGACTGCTGGAGGTCAGCCTGGAGGGGTCTGTGGGGTAG
- a CDS encoding ABC transporter permease: MSENEAHSREALRWLRYAIVRLLYGTIAIFGVTIILYSAFHLAPPDLRCNVLHCPEDRWLVLVPFGSEGSYFKGYYTYVRYLIKGELGFTVDELGFSREDVRVIEVIGQRLPNSLFLGGLAAGIGVPIALGIGLISAVKLHTPLGYVGEKLLLNSQSIPVLCISMQFILVFFGFIGWSLGPEADGFASPVFPVTVLALSTVGALRYMRCAMLKQLNSEHVKFARMQGLSEWKTILRHGVRIAAMAPPASIITGVSAFISTLVVVEWLFGWPGAGMLVMQAVIAADDFLLHGIVLTTATALIVFHVVIDIALAFADARVRFPETREYAPSPATP, from the coding sequence ATGAGCGAGAATGAGGCGCACAGTCGCGAGGCGCTCCGTTGGCTGCGGTACGCCATCGTCCGATTACTCTACGGGACCATTGCTATCTTCGGAGTAACTATCATCCTCTACAGCGCATTCCATCTAGCCCCGCCGGATCTCCGTTGCAATGTCCTCCATTGCCCCGAAGACCGCTGGCTGGTACTTGTTCCTTTCGGTTCAGAAGGATCGTATTTCAAAGGGTACTACACATACGTTCGATATTTGATCAAGGGTGAACTCGGCTTTACCGTGGATGAACTCGGCTTTAGTAGAGAAGACGTAAGAGTTATAGAAGTTATCGGGCAACGTTTGCCTAACAGCCTTTTCTTAGGAGGGCTGGCAGCGGGGATTGGTGTTCCCATTGCTCTTGGAATAGGGCTGATTAGCGCAGTCAAACTACATACTCCGCTTGGTTACGTTGGGGAAAAGCTGTTGCTTAATTCACAGAGCATTCCAGTCCTTTGCATTTCCATGCAGTTCATCTTGGTATTCTTCGGATTTATAGGGTGGTCACTAGGTCCCGAGGCGGACGGATTCGCAAGCCCTGTGTTCCCAGTCACGGTCCTAGCGCTCTCCACCGTGGGCGCGCTACGATACATGCGCTGCGCAATGCTCAAGCAGTTGAATTCTGAGCACGTCAAGTTTGCGCGAATGCAGGGGTTGTCGGAGTGGAAGACCATACTGAGGCATGGAGTTCGAATCGCTGCAATGGCACCACCCGCTTCCATAATCACTGGAGTTTCCGCCTTCATCAGTACACTTGTTGTCGTAGAGTGGCTATTTGGGTGGCCCGGCGCAGGTATGCTGGTGATGCAAGCAGTGATTGCGGCCGACGACTTCCTGTTGCACGGCATAGTATTGACAACAGCAACAGCGCTCATTGTCTTCCACGTAGTTATAGACATCGCGCTGGCTTTTGCAGACGCGCGAGTGCGGTTCCCCGAGACGCGAGAGTACGCTCCATCGCCCGCCACTCCGTGA
- a CDS encoding nucleotidyltransferase domain-containing protein, with amino-acid sequence MTTDTIIGAMVERIVERHRPLRVLLFGSRARGTAREDSDVDLLVVLDEAPDKHGVAVDIRVALSGMPVAKDIIVTTPEEIRRRGHVYGTVLREALQEGTVMYERE; translated from the coding sequence ATGACGACGGACACCATCATCGGCGCCATGGTTGAGCGCATCGTGGAGCGACACCGGCCGCTTCGTGTGCTGCTGTTCGGCTCGCGGGCGCGAGGCACGGCCAGGGAAGACAGCGACGTCGACCTGCTGGTGGTGCTGGACGAGGCGCCGGACAAGCACGGCGTTGCCGTCGACATACGTGTGGCACTGAGCGGTATGCCTGTCGCCAAGGACATCATCGTAACCACGCCGGAAGAGATCCGGCGCAGAGGGCACGTCTATGGCACGGTCCTCCGGGAAGCCCTTCAAGAGGGCACGGTGATGTATGAGCGAGAATGA
- a CDS encoding NAD(P)(+) transhydrogenase (Re/Si-specific) subunit beta: MAVFEGINLVIQYVYLASAVLFIFGIKLLGSPATARRGNFLAALGMFIAIVATLVNEEVLNYEMIAIGIAIGAVIGAVLARTIKMTAMPQMVAIFNGVGGGASAVIAVSEFVRIWDGDISVEGHVKLTIMLGVLIGFVTLTGSLIAFAKLQDLMTTRPVTYPLQNIVSGLMFLAIVGMIVYLVGFEFNIYVFYALVALSLILGIQLVIPIGGADMPVVISLLNSYSGVAAAAAGFALGNLALIVSGALVGAAGLILTNIMTKAMNRSLANVVFGAFGAVTAGGPVAVETRTARSVGAEDAAVMLAYARSVIFVPGYGLAVAQAQHQVRELADLLEGKGVRVKYAIHPVAGRMPGHMNVLLAEANVPYDELYDLDEINDDFRNTDVAVVIGANDVTNPAARDQPDSPVYGMPILNVDQAQHVIVLKRSMSPGFAGIDNDLFFKDNTRMLFGDARRSVTSLVSEVKGL; the protein is encoded by the coding sequence ATGGCGGTGTTTGAGGGCATCAACCTTGTCATCCAGTACGTCTACCTGGCGTCTGCGGTGCTGTTCATCTTCGGCATCAAGCTGCTGGGGTCGCCGGCGACGGCGCGGCGCGGCAACTTCCTCGCGGCACTGGGCATGTTCATCGCCATCGTGGCGACGCTGGTGAACGAAGAGGTCCTGAACTACGAGATGATCGCGATTGGCATCGCCATCGGCGCGGTCATCGGCGCCGTGCTGGCGCGCACCATCAAGATGACGGCGATGCCGCAGATGGTGGCAATCTTCAACGGCGTGGGCGGCGGCGCGTCGGCGGTCATCGCGGTGTCGGAGTTCGTGCGAATATGGGACGGGGACATCAGCGTCGAAGGACACGTCAAGCTAACGATCATGCTGGGCGTGCTCATCGGATTCGTCACCCTGACGGGAAGCCTCATCGCATTCGCCAAGCTGCAGGACCTGATGACGACCCGGCCCGTCACATACCCGCTGCAGAACATCGTCAGCGGGCTCATGTTCCTGGCCATCGTGGGCATGATCGTGTACCTGGTGGGCTTCGAGTTCAACATCTACGTCTTCTACGCGCTGGTGGCCCTGAGCCTGATCCTGGGCATCCAGCTGGTCATTCCCATCGGCGGGGCCGACATGCCGGTGGTGATCTCGCTGCTGAACTCATATTCGGGCGTGGCCGCGGCTGCCGCGGGGTTTGCGCTGGGCAACCTGGCGCTCATTGTGAGCGGCGCGCTGGTGGGCGCGGCGGGCCTGATCCTGACCAACATCATGACGAAGGCGATGAACCGCTCGCTGGCGAACGTGGTCTTCGGGGCGTTCGGCGCGGTGACGGCGGGCGGGCCGGTTGCCGTGGAGACGCGCACGGCGCGCTCCGTCGGCGCGGAGGACGCTGCGGTCATGCTGGCGTACGCGCGCTCGGTCATCTTCGTGCCGGGCTACGGGCTCGCGGTGGCGCAGGCGCAGCACCAGGTGCGGGAGCTGGCGGACCTGCTGGAGGGCAAGGGCGTGCGCGTCAAGTACGCCATCCACCCCGTCGCGGGGCGCATGCCGGGGCACATGAACGTGCTGCTGGCCGAGGCGAACGTCCCCTACGACGAGCTCTACGACCTCGACGAGATCAACGACGACTTCCGCAACACGGACGTCGCGGTGGTCATCGGCGCGAACGACGTGACGAACCCGGCGGCGCGCGACCAGCCGGACAGCCCCGTGTACGGCATGCCCATCCTGAACGTCGACCAGGCGCAGCACGTTATCGTCCTGAAGCGCAGCATGAGCCCGGGCTTCGCGGGCATCGACAACGACCTGTTCTTCAAGGACAACACGCGGATGCTGTTCGGCGACGCGCGGCGGTCTGTGACGTCGCTGGTGAGCGAGGTCAAGGGGTTGTAG
- a CDS encoding NAD(P) transhydrogenase subunit alpha produces MGIPLVIALYIFVLAIFVGFEVITKVPPTLHTPLMSGANAISGITIIGAMVVVGPRDANLAVALGFTALVLATINVVGGFMVTDRMLQMFRRRPGEGA; encoded by the coding sequence ATCGGGATTCCACTGGTCATCGCGCTGTACATATTCGTGCTGGCCATCTTCGTCGGCTTCGAGGTGATTACGAAGGTGCCGCCGACGTTGCACACGCCGCTCATGTCGGGCGCCAACGCCATTTCCGGCATCACCATCATTGGCGCGATGGTGGTCGTGGGGCCGCGGGACGCCAACCTCGCGGTGGCGCTCGGGTTCACGGCGCTGGTGCTGGCGACGATCAACGTGGTGGGCGGGTTCATGGTGACTGACCGGATGCTGCAGATGTTCCGCCGCCGGCCGGGCGAGGGGGCGTAA
- a CDS encoding Re/Si-specific NAD(P)(+) transhydrogenase subunit alpha has translation MKVGVPREVRTNERRVALVPESVAKLTDAGMEVIVEEGAGLGAHFADAAYRNAGAAIVSSASAVYEGADILVKVQRPTFGGEDEPPETSMLRSGEVLIGLLQPLYHPAMAKGLAEMGVTSFSMDAVPRIARAQSMDALSSMSSIAGYKAAIMAAEALGIYLPMMVTAAGTTPPAKGLVLGAGVAGLQAIATSRRLGAVVAAFDVRPVVKEQVESLGATFIQEAIHTEDIEDEGGYAKQLNEEAQNLEQDLIHKHARTSDFIISTAAIPGQSAPKLVTAAMVRDMRPGAVIIALAAETGGNCELTKPGETVIANGVTILGPLDVPSSVPVVSSQMYSRNMLTLLQHLVRDGELTLDWEDAIIKDCCITYGGEVIHGPTLGLLSGSG, from the coding sequence ATGAAGGTAGGCGTTCCCAGGGAGGTCAGAACCAACGAGCGGCGGGTGGCGCTGGTGCCGGAGTCCGTGGCCAAGCTGACCGACGCGGGGATGGAAGTCATTGTGGAGGAGGGCGCCGGACTGGGCGCCCACTTCGCGGACGCGGCGTACCGGAACGCCGGAGCCGCCATCGTCTCCAGCGCCTCGGCGGTGTACGAGGGGGCCGACATCCTGGTGAAGGTGCAGCGGCCCACATTCGGCGGTGAGGATGAGCCGCCGGAGACCTCCATGCTCCGTTCCGGCGAAGTCCTCATCGGCTTGCTGCAGCCTCTTTACCACCCGGCCATGGCGAAGGGCCTGGCTGAAATGGGCGTCACCAGCTTCAGCATGGACGCCGTTCCCCGCATTGCGCGGGCGCAGTCCATGGACGCGCTCAGCTCCATGAGCTCCATCGCGGGCTACAAGGCGGCCATCATGGCAGCCGAGGCCCTGGGCATCTACCTGCCGATGATGGTGACTGCCGCGGGCACGACGCCGCCGGCCAAGGGTCTTGTGCTGGGCGCGGGGGTTGCGGGCCTGCAGGCCATCGCGACGTCGCGGCGGCTGGGGGCCGTCGTCGCGGCCTTCGACGTGCGGCCGGTGGTGAAGGAGCAGGTGGAGAGCCTTGGCGCGACGTTCATCCAGGAGGCCATCCACACCGAGGACATCGAGGACGAGGGCGGCTACGCGAAGCAGCTCAATGAAGAGGCCCAGAACCTGGAACAGGACCTCATCCACAAGCACGCGCGGACGTCGGACTTCATCATCTCGACCGCGGCAATTCCGGGACAATCCGCACCGAAGCTGGTCACTGCGGCGATGGTACGGGACATGCGGCCGGGCGCCGTCATCATCGCCCTGGCGGCTGAGACGGGCGGCAACTGCGAGCTGACGAAGCCGGGCGAAACGGTGATCGCGAACGGCGTCACCATCCTCGGGCCGCTGGACGTGCCCTCGTCGGTGCCGGTGGTCTCCAGCCAGATGTACTCGCGCAACATGCTGACGCTGCTGCAGCACCTGGTCCGCGACGGCGAGCTGACGCTGGACTGGGAGGACGCCATCATCAAGGACTGCTGCATCACGTACGGCGGCGAGGTCATTCACGGCCCGACGCTTGGGCTGCTTTCAGGATCTGGATAG